In a genomic window of Thermosynechococcus sp. CL-1:
- a CDS encoding HAMP domain-containing protein, translating to MLRWQQGWSRLLWSISGRLLLVMLLISLLPMGMVVLYNQTESNVCVGVILISLIVAPSITKPIRTLVSAAHALKHDQFNQLDPRVLRHYAQGSDDMAELAQVFLDMAQAVEQRQDQLEEELSELKIEIDQEKRKKSVAEITSTDYFQKLHQRAQQLRQRAHTKSPTPATHPQIGHTEGEARKDEPPLPT from the coding sequence ATGCTTCGGTGGCAACAGGGTTGGTCAAGGCTTTTGTGGTCAATTTCGGGGCGGCTGCTGCTGGTGATGCTGCTGATTTCCCTATTACCGATGGGGATGGTGGTGCTCTACAACCAAACTGAAAGCAATGTCTGTGTTGGGGTCATTCTCATTTCCCTGATTGTGGCTCCTTCGATTACTAAGCCGATTCGTACCCTTGTCAGTGCTGCCCACGCCCTCAAGCATGATCAGTTTAACCAGCTTGATCCCAGAGTTCTCAGGCACTATGCTCAAGGGAGTGATGACATGGCAGAACTTGCCCAAGTCTTTTTGGACATGGCACAGGCGGTAGAGCAGCGCCAAGATCAACTGGAGGAGGAACTGAGTGAACTAAAAATCGAAATTGACCAAGAAAAGCGAAAGAAATCCGTTGCCGAAATTACCAGCACCGACTACTTTCAAAAACTGCACCAACGGGCACAACAATTGCGCCAACGGGCCCATACCAAATCTCCCACTCCTGCCACACATCCACAGATAGGGCATACTGAGGGTGAAGCACGCAAAGATGAGCCACCCCTGCCAACATGA
- the rodA gene encoding rod shape-determining protein RodA, with protein sequence MFWTTRLWQRRWSAWLHPWRGMDWLLLIAVWLITLLGAVAIHSAELHIGEKDGFQHLAIAGVGTILLFLLARVPTSVFISVHWWVYGISCALLLAVSLFGVEANGAQSWLPIAGFNLQPSEFAKISIILTQAALLQRVPANGLRGILRVFAATVLPLGLILSEPDLGTSLVFGAITLGMLYWANARLGWIVLMLSPLVAAILFALPLPYELNLVLWFLWTLGMGVVAWQNLPLGWIGAIGGIVLNLSGAGLGQLLWSVLKDYQKDRLLMFLDPDKDPLGAGYHLIQSRIAIGAGGLWGRGLFHGTQTQLGFIPEQHTDFIFSAIGEELGFLGGLLVLGLFWLIGLRLLQIANSARNDFGSLLAIGLFAMLMFQAVVNIGMTMNLFPVTGIPLPFLSYGRSALLATYIGLGLVQSVANHCPRSRY encoded by the coding sequence ATGTTTTGGACAACTCGGCTATGGCAACGCCGCTGGTCTGCTTGGCTCCACCCTTGGCGGGGGATGGATTGGCTCCTTTTAATTGCCGTATGGCTGATTACGCTGTTGGGGGCAGTGGCGATTCACAGTGCCGAGCTGCACATTGGCGAAAAGGATGGCTTCCAACATCTGGCGATCGCGGGCGTGGGGACGATTTTGCTTTTCCTACTGGCACGGGTGCCGACATCGGTCTTTATCTCAGTCCATTGGTGGGTCTATGGTATCAGTTGTGCCCTTCTACTGGCTGTGAGCTTATTTGGTGTGGAAGCTAACGGTGCCCAAAGTTGGCTGCCCATTGCGGGCTTTAACCTCCAGCCTTCAGAATTTGCCAAAATCTCGATCATCCTCACCCAAGCTGCCCTTCTCCAGCGGGTGCCTGCCAATGGCCTCAGGGGTATTCTACGGGTGTTTGCGGCAACGGTCTTGCCCCTAGGGTTGATCTTATCGGAACCTGATCTGGGGACCTCCCTTGTCTTTGGCGCCATCACCTTGGGCATGCTCTATTGGGCCAATGCCCGTTTGGGCTGGATTGTGCTGATGCTCTCTCCTTTGGTGGCGGCCATTCTCTTTGCCCTACCCCTGCCCTATGAACTGAATTTGGTGCTGTGGTTTTTGTGGACATTAGGGATGGGGGTTGTGGCATGGCAAAACCTGCCCTTGGGGTGGATTGGGGCGATCGGCGGCATTGTTCTGAACCTTTCAGGGGCAGGACTGGGTCAATTGCTGTGGAGTGTTCTCAAGGACTACCAAAAAGACCGCCTCTTAATGTTTTTAGATCCCGATAAGGATCCCTTGGGGGCGGGCTATCACCTGATCCAATCCCGCATTGCCATTGGTGCGGGTGGACTGTGGGGGCGAGGGCTGTTTCACGGCACGCAGACACAATTGGGGTTTATCCCTGAGCAGCACACGGACTTTATTTTCTCCGCCATCGGTGAGGAATTAGGCTTTTTGGGGGGGCTGCTGGTTTTAGGACTGTTTTGGTTGATTGGCCTGCGGCTATTGCAAATTGCCAATAGCGCCCGCAATGATTTTGGCTCGCTCCTAGCCATTGGTCTCTTTGCAATGCTGATGTTCCAAGCGGTGGTCAATATCGGCATGACCATGAACCTATTTCCTGTGACGGGTATTCCCTTGCCCTTCCTCAGCTATGGCCGTTCTGCCCTTTTGGCAACCTATATTGGTTTGGGGCTAGTGCAATCGGTGGCCAATCATTGCCCGCGATCGCGCTACTGA
- a CDS encoding GIY-YIG nuclease family protein: MSFPAPTLAELPFHPYIDDSGRVAPDLKGAIGLYAIFDATGSVQYIGYSRDMRLSLLQHLVRCPQQCRGYKAIAIERPDRPWLEAVKQQWLAELGTVPLGNDRDRPQWENAIDVREQMTEAERTAWASADPLTQPKLLKQVARRVEAAILEQLKQRSLQEPLVFNAKLKESGRLDLK, from the coding sequence ATGAGCTTTCCTGCGCCGACTTTGGCTGAATTGCCCTTCCATCCCTACATTGATGATTCAGGCCGGGTAGCACCGGATCTTAAGGGGGCGATCGGTCTCTATGCCATTTTTGATGCCACTGGCAGCGTACAGTATATTGGCTATTCGCGGGATATGCGACTGAGTTTGCTGCAACACCTTGTGCGTTGTCCCCAGCAGTGTCGTGGCTATAAGGCGATCGCCATCGAACGTCCCGATCGCCCGTGGCTAGAAGCTGTAAAACAACAGTGGCTAGCGGAATTGGGAACCGTCCCCCTCGGCAACGATCGCGATCGCCCCCAGTGGGAAAATGCCATTGATGTCAGGGAGCAAATGACCGAGGCCGAACGCACTGCATGGGCAAGTGCCGATCCATTGACGCAACCGAAACTGCTAAAACAGGTGGCGCGGCGGGTTGAAGCAGCAATTCTAGAACAGCTAAAGCAGCGATCGCTACAGGAGCCGCTGGTCTTTAACGCCAAACTGAAGGAAAGTGGACGGCTGGACCTCAAATGA
- the ybeY gene encoding rRNA maturation RNase YbeY translates to MTVTVYLELHDPSLSNEVAELPWQVWFRTWIAMVEPNPDKAYEVTLRLTTDAEIQVLNHQYRDRDTPTDVLAFATRDYGLPLPPAEPEYLGDIIISGDTARKQAREGGYSLSIEVTWLACHGLLHLLGWDHPDETQLARMLAQQAECLRAVGLAPPYSPDDP, encoded by the coding sequence ATGACGGTTACCGTCTATCTAGAACTTCACGATCCTTCCCTGAGCAATGAGGTGGCAGAACTTCCTTGGCAAGTGTGGTTTCGCACGTGGATTGCCATGGTTGAACCAAACCCAGATAAAGCCTACGAAGTGACACTGCGTTTGACGACAGATGCTGAAATTCAGGTGCTTAATCATCAGTATCGCGATCGCGACACCCCTACGGATGTACTCGCCTTTGCCACCCGTGACTACGGGCTTCCTCTGCCCCCTGCAGAACCAGAGTACCTAGGGGACATTATTATTTCTGGCGACACCGCCCGAAAGCAAGCCAGAGAAGGGGGGTATTCTCTATCCATAGAAGTGACTTGGCTGGCTTGCCATGGCCTCCTCCATCTTTTGGGCTGGGATCATCCCGATGAGACGCAATTGGCGCGCATGCTTGCCCAGCAGGCTGAGTGTCTTAGGGCAGTGGGTCTTGCCCCTCCCTATTCTCCCGATGATCCATAG
- a CDS encoding DUF3285 domain-containing protein — MSESPEPTPSPVEQPSYVKLAMRNMVRKGGKSLTHFALTSIGLLALLVGLSYLTR; from the coding sequence ATGAGCGAGTCCCCAGAACCCACGCCCTCCCCTGTCGAGCAGCCCAGTTATGTCAAATTGGCTATGCGGAACATGGTACGCAAGGGGGGCAAATCTCTGACCCATTTTGCCCTCACCAGTATCGGTCTGTTGGCGTTGTTGGTGGGCTTGTCCTACCTCACCCGCTAG
- a CDS encoding diacylglycerol kinase family protein → MTQKVLATYAEKTSGITILRQRSYRVAPSLLNSFRYAWAGVVYAFQTQRNFRIHTAVGLSAIALSGLLKLPPVEVAVILLTIGVVMGLELLNTALEAVVDLTVGKEYHELARIAKDCAAGAVLLSAIAAVGVAMALIVPPLVYPIVGTLL, encoded by the coding sequence ATGACACAAAAAGTTCTTGCCACCTACGCTGAGAAAACATCAGGGATAACCATACTGCGACAGCGCTCCTACCGTGTGGCGCCCTCTTTACTGAATAGTTTCCGTTATGCATGGGCGGGAGTGGTCTATGCCTTTCAAACTCAGCGCAATTTTCGGATTCACACCGCAGTTGGTCTTAGCGCGATCGCCCTCAGTGGTCTGTTAAAACTTCCCCCCGTTGAGGTGGCAGTGATTTTGCTCACGATTGGTGTTGTCATGGGGCTAGAGCTGCTGAATACGGCTCTTGAAGCGGTGGTGGATCTCACCGTTGGCAAGGAATATCACGAGCTTGCCCGCATTGCCAAGGATTGTGCCGCTGGTGCGGTTCTGCTCAGCGCGATCGCAGCGGTGGGGGTGGCGATGGCCTTAATTGTGCCGCCCTTGGTTTATCCGATTGTGGGAACGTTGCTATAA